The proteins below are encoded in one region of Triticum aestivum cultivar Chinese Spring chromosome 1B, IWGSC CS RefSeq v2.1, whole genome shotgun sequence:
- the LOC123101985 gene encoding uncharacterized protein, protein MAISLLPYTASALLAIVIAVAIAVAPAVVRSDQEPGPSIEAINATCATATYKFECTHLLLNNLDVRTPQVKDVIAMSVQVVAKKAAEAAAFAKAIKKPSKCVTDCLDDLAILSKHIKTLPATLETANDAGFFEQFDTKKKCHGDCCSDNFSGEECNTKSQIGGVFGALRVTDDLLMRRAYFRKQQLDNKTTSPNSN, encoded by the coding sequence ATGGCCATTTCTCTGCTGCCTTACACCGCCTCGGCTCTGCTTGCCATCgtcatcgccgtcgccatcgctgTCGCCCCTGCAGTTGTTCGATCGGACCAAGAGCCTGGGCCCAGCATTGAAGCCATCAACGCCACATGCGCGACTGCTACGTACAAATTTGAGTGCACCCATCTGCTACTAAACAACCTGGATGTCAGGACGCCTCAAGTGAAGGACGTGATCGCAATGTCAGTCCAAGTCGTCGCCAagaaggcggcggaggcggccgcaTTCGCCAAGGCCATCAAGAAACCCTCCAAGTGCGTCACCGACTGCCTCGACGACCTCGCCATACTATCCAAGCACATCAAGACGCTCCCGGCGACGCTCGAAACCGCCAACGACGCGGGCTTCTTTGAGCAATTTGACACAAAGAAAAAATGTCACGGAGATTGTTGCTCGGACAACTTCTCGGGCGAGGAATGCAACACAAAGAGCCAAATCGGTGGGGTGTTTGGCGCTCTTCGTGTCACTGATGACCTGTTGATGAGGAGGGCGTATTTTAGGAAGCAGCAGCTTGACAACAAAACAACATCACCTAACTCTAACTGA